The proteins below come from a single Xenopus tropicalis strain Nigerian chromosome 9, UCB_Xtro_10.0, whole genome shotgun sequence genomic window:
- the wnt6 gene encoding protein Wnt-6 has protein sequence MDPNSICRKTKRLAGKQAELCQTEPEIVSEVAKGAKLGVRECQYQFRSRRWNCTSHNKYFGKILQQDIRETAFVYAITAAGVIHAVTQACSMGELLQCGCEVTRNWGPPPPLAIGPGADGSAWEWGGCGDDVEYGYEKSRQFMDAKRKKGKSDIRTLIDLHNNEAGRLAVKNYMRTECKCHGLSGSCTLRTCWKKMPHFREVGDRLLERFNGAFKVMGGNDGKTIIPVGHNIKPPDKQDLIYSAESPDFCQANRKTGSPGTRGRVCNSTALDVGGCDLLCCGRGHREETVVVEENCLCRFHWCCVVQCKKCTVKKELSVCL, from the exons ATGGACCCCAACAGCATCTGTAGGAAAACCAAGCGTCTGGCTGGAAAGCAGGCTGAGCTGTGCCAAACCGAGCCGGAGATCGTAAGCGAGGTGGCCAAGGGCGCCAAACTGGGAGTACGGGAATGCCAGTACCAGTTTAGGTCCAGGCGGTGGAACTGCACCAGTCATAACAAGTACTTCGGGAAGATCCTGCAGCAAG ATATCCGAGAGACGGCGTTTGTATACGCAATCACGGCGGCGGGAGTGATCCACGCGGTGACGCAGGCCTGTAGTATGGGGGAGCTGCTGCAGTGCGGCTGTGAGGTGACGCGGAACTGGGGGCCCCCTCCTCCCCTCGCCATTGGTCCGGGAGCAGATGGTTCTGcctgggaatgggggggctgCGGAGATGATGTGGAATACGGATATGAGAAGTCTCGACAGTTCATGGATGCCAAGAGGAAGAAAGGAAAGAGCGATATACGGACGTTAATTGATCTCCATAACAACGAGGCTGGAAGGCTG GCAGTGAAGAACTACATGAGAACAGAGTGTAAGTGCCACGGCCTCTCCGGCTCCTGCACCCTGCGCACCTGCTGGAAGAAGATGCCCCATTTCCGAGAAGTGGGCGACCGACTGTTGGAGAGATTTAACGGGGCGTTTAAAGTCATGGGGGGCAACGACGGCAAGACCATCATCCCCGTGGGGCACAACATTAAACCCCCAGACAAACAAGATCTCATCTACTCGGCGGAATCCCCGGATTTCTGTCAGGCCAATCGGAAGACGGGCTCGCCGGGAACGCGGGGGCGGGTGTGTAACAGCACTGCTCTGGACGTAGGGGGGTGTGACCTCTTGTGCTGTGGGCGGGGACACAGGGAGGAGACTGTTGTGGTGGAGGAGAACTGTCTTTGTCGCTTCCACTGGTGCTGTGTGGTCCAATGCAAAAAGTGCACTGTCAAAAAAGAGCTCAGTGTGTGCCTATGA